In the Solibacillus sp. FSL K6-1523 genome, one interval contains:
- the argH gene encoding argininosuccinate lyase, whose protein sequence is MAKLWGGRFQKSAEAWVDEFGASIGFDQQLVLEDLEGSVAHVTMLGAQEILPQEDVEKILAGLAQLKVKAEAGELEFSVANEDIHLNLEKMLIDLIGPVGGKLHTGRSRNDQVATDMHLFLKKRVPEVIGLIENFQKTILEQAQQHVETIAPGYTHLQRAQPISFAHHLMVYFWQLQRDKERFGESMKRIDILPLGAGAMAGTTFPIDRLKSAELLGFSEVYANSMDAVSDRDFIVEFLSNSALLMTHLSRFAEEIIIWSTDEFKFIELDDAFSTGSSIMPQKKNPDMAELIRGKAGRAFGNLVGLLTVLKGTPLTYNKDMQEDKEGMFDTMETVLGSLKIFEGMVRTMTVNTARLHSAVHSDFSNATELADYLATKGMPFREAHEVTGKLVFTCIQQGIYLLDLPLEEMQKESALIEADIYDVLAPVAAVSRRNSLGGTGFAQVKIQLQKASDLLG, encoded by the coding sequence ATGGCAAAATTATGGGGCGGGCGTTTCCAAAAATCGGCTGAAGCTTGGGTAGATGAATTTGGAGCGTCAATTGGCTTTGATCAACAATTAGTGCTGGAAGATCTTGAAGGTTCTGTTGCACACGTAACAATGCTTGGTGCACAGGAAATTTTACCGCAAGAAGATGTTGAGAAAATTTTAGCGGGATTAGCGCAATTAAAAGTGAAGGCAGAAGCAGGGGAGCTTGAATTTTCTGTTGCCAATGAAGATATCCATTTAAACTTAGAAAAAATGTTAATTGATCTGATTGGTCCAGTCGGTGGCAAATTACATACAGGGCGTTCTCGAAATGACCAAGTCGCAACGGATATGCATTTATTCTTAAAGAAACGCGTACCGGAAGTGATTGGTTTAATCGAAAACTTTCAAAAAACGATACTTGAGCAAGCGCAACAACATGTTGAAACGATTGCACCAGGCTATACGCACTTGCAACGTGCACAGCCGATTTCATTTGCGCATCATTTAATGGTGTACTTCTGGCAGTTACAGCGCGATAAAGAGCGTTTTGGTGAATCGATGAAGCGTATTGATATTTTACCATTAGGTGCGGGTGCAATGGCGGGCACTACATTCCCGATTGATCGCCTAAAATCTGCGGAATTACTTGGCTTTAGTGAAGTGTATGCGAATTCTATGGATGCGGTAAGTGATCGTGACTTTATCGTAGAGTTTTTATCGAATTCAGCGCTGTTAATGACGCATTTATCACGTTTTGCGGAAGAGATCATCATTTGGTCTACCGATGAATTTAAATTTATCGAATTAGATGATGCCTTTTCTACCGGTTCGTCGATTATGCCACAAAAGAAAAATCCGGATATGGCGGAGTTAATTCGTGGGAAAGCGGGTCGTGCATTTGGTAATTTAGTCGGTTTACTAACGGTTTTAAAAGGGACACCGCTTACGTACAACAAAGATATGCAAGAGGACAAAGAGGGCATGTTCGATACGATGGAAACGGTGCTCGGTTCACTGAAGATTTTCGAAGGTATGGTGCGCACGATGACGGTCAATACGGCGCGTTTACATAGCGCGGTACATTCGGACTTCTCCAATGCGACAGAACTTGCGGATTATTTAGCAACAAAAGGTATGCCATTCCGCGAAGCCCATGAAGTAACGGGGAAATTAGTATTTACATGTATACAGCAAGGTATATATTTACTGGATCTGCCGCTTGAGGAAATGCAAAAAGAGTCGGCATTAATCGAGGCAGATATTTACGATGTGCTGGCACCAGTAGCAGCGGTAAGTCGTCGTAATTCACTTGGCGGTACAGGTTTTGCGCAAGTGAAAATTCAATTACAAAAAGCATCAGACCTATTAGGTTAA
- a CDS encoding DegV family protein, with translation MGQIHFVTDSTCDLTNEEIKQHGIHIVPLTVQINGETYKDRIDLQPETFIDLMKNADELPKSSQPAPGVFKEIYDELGKDGDQIISIHMTGGLSGTVQSARQASEMSDSDVTVIDSRYIAFALAFQLREAVRLRDAGATVEEIVAAINQLRENSRLFVVLNTLDNMVKGGRIGKGKAAVSSLLNIKPVAHLDTGEVTICAKPRSYKQVIKFLMSEFEKDTAGKTVKSIGISHANAIETLVNPLIEQIKATGYDKEIEIAYTSPVISTHTGEGAIGFMYYAE, from the coding sequence TTGGGACAAATTCATTTCGTAACGGATTCAACTTGTGATTTAACGAATGAGGAAATTAAGCAACATGGAATCCATATCGTTCCATTAACAGTACAAATTAATGGGGAAACATATAAAGACCGCATTGATTTACAACCAGAAACATTTATAGATTTAATGAAAAATGCAGACGAACTACCAAAAAGCTCGCAGCCAGCCCCAGGTGTTTTTAAAGAAATTTATGATGAGTTAGGGAAAGACGGCGATCAAATTATTTCGATACATATGACGGGTGGACTAAGTGGAACAGTCCAATCAGCTCGTCAAGCATCGGAAATGTCTGATTCGGATGTTACCGTTATTGACTCGCGTTATATCGCATTTGCTTTAGCCTTCCAATTACGTGAAGCGGTTCGTCTACGTGATGCAGGAGCAACGGTTGAAGAAATTGTTGCAGCTATAAATCAGTTACGTGAAAATTCTCGTTTATTCGTTGTATTGAATACACTTGATAACATGGTAAAAGGCGGACGTATTGGGAAAGGGAAAGCAGCAGTCAGTTCGTTATTAAATATTAAACCTGTTGCACACCTAGATACGGGAGAAGTAACAATTTGCGCAAAACCACGTAGCTATAAGCAAGTAATCAAATTTTTAATGAGTGAGTTTGAAAAAGATACGGCAGGAAAAACGGTCAAATCAATCGGAATTTCTCATGCCAATGCGATTGAAACATTAGTCAATCCATTAATCGAGCAAATTAAAGCGACAGGCTATGATAAAGAAATTGAAATTGCTTATACATCACCTGTCATTAGTACACATACAGGTGAAGGCGCAATTGGTTTTATGTATTACGCGGAATAA
- a CDS encoding sigma-70 family RNA polymerase sigma factor, translating to MEQDLVKRAIRGNQEAILQLIEKDEEIFYRMAFTYVKNEHDALDVMQDFTYKVLKKMHTVKNPDYARTWLVRVLIHSCIDFLRKRPQTMPLEEQHLIENAVHYDVERMLTNLTLNEQQIMYLKYYEQRKNKEIAEIQQIPEGTVKSKIHHILLKLRKHAGEREDWL from the coding sequence ATGGAGCAGGATCTGGTGAAAAGAGCCATACGAGGTAATCAAGAAGCGATTTTACAGCTCATTGAAAAGGATGAAGAAATCTTCTACCGTATGGCTTTTACGTATGTGAAAAATGAACACGATGCACTTGATGTGATGCAAGATTTCACATATAAGGTGTTAAAAAAGATGCATACCGTCAAAAATCCAGACTATGCAAGAACATGGCTTGTACGCGTGTTAATACATAGTTGCATCGATTTTTTAAGGAAGCGACCACAAACGATGCCGTTAGAAGAACAGCATCTTATTGAAAATGCTGTGCACTATGATGTGGAAAGGATGCTTACTAATTTAACATTAAATGAGCAACAAATTATGTATTTAAAGTATTATGAACAACGGAAAAATAAAGAAATTGCGGAAATTCAACAAATTCCAGAAGGTACAGTGAAATCGAAAATTCACCATATTTTATTAAAACTTCGCAAACACGCAGGAGAAAGGGAGGATTGGCTATGA
- a CDS encoding LCP family glycopolymer transferase codes for MTEKQLRSTKNKKSTIKKVILWTLLIIALLLGGIGFYYYNSFQKAFSKMNNTEENVPDAIPDILPHIDPFSVLLLGIDEREHDTGRTDTMIVVTVNPDLGTMKMLSIPRDSRVEIVGNDTTEKINHAYARGGIPMSIATVEEALDVPIDFYVAVNMEGFLSLIDVLGNIEVNNDMELIRNEYTFPKGNISLNGDEALIFSRIRYEDPRGDFGRQLRQKQLLEALFAKAKNPSILLKLDDIFEVMGENVTMNFSQKQILNLQKLYGKLDKNIEQLQFEKGDGVRKKDGLWYYIFDEEELHDISTKLNDHLEGKPPVEPSLNE; via the coding sequence ATGACTGAAAAGCAATTACGCAGTACAAAAAATAAAAAATCGACCATTAAAAAAGTGATTTTATGGACTTTGTTAATAATCGCGCTGTTACTAGGTGGCATCGGCTTTTATTATTACAATTCATTTCAAAAAGCGTTTTCAAAAATGAATAACACAGAGGAAAATGTACCTGATGCCATTCCAGACATCTTGCCACATATCGATCCATTCTCTGTTTTATTGCTTGGCATTGATGAACGTGAACATGACACAGGTCGAACAGATACAATGATTGTCGTAACGGTGAATCCTGATTTAGGTACGATGAAAATGCTGAGTATTCCTCGTGATTCTCGCGTGGAAATCGTTGGGAACGACACAACAGAAAAGATCAATCATGCCTATGCGCGTGGCGGTATTCCGATGTCCATTGCGACAGTAGAAGAAGCACTTGATGTTCCAATCGATTTTTATGTAGCGGTCAATATGGAAGGCTTCTTATCGCTCATCGACGTCCTTGGGAATATCGAGGTTAATAACGATATGGAATTAATCCGTAATGAATATACCTTCCCCAAAGGAAATATATCGCTTAACGGTGATGAAGCGTTAATTTTCTCTCGTATTCGCTACGAGGATCCGCGCGGTGATTTCGGTCGCCAGCTTCGTCAAAAGCAATTGTTGGAGGCACTTTTTGCAAAAGCGAAAAATCCATCTATTCTCTTGAAGCTTGACGATATATTCGAAGTAATGGGCGAAAATGTTACGATGAATTTCTCTCAAAAACAAATTTTAAATTTACAAAAGCTTTATGGCAAGCTTGATAAAAACATTGAGCAACTTCAATTCGAAAAAGGCGACGGCGTTCGAAAAAAAGATGGCTTATGGTACTATATTTTCGATGAGGAAGAACTGCACGATATTAGTACAAAATTAAATGACCATCTTGAAGGAAAGCCACCTGTGGAACCTTCACTGAATGAATAA
- a CDS encoding transposase translates to MSKKKAIKVLRKKKKLDNIQRFTQKQNIGRSQLTAKDFRLLQRMTHSSKALRNVGLYTIKQSYLNENRMATTREIDAAMKQDINYWGIQSNSVQAIRRTLLSETKSFFKALEAWKKESSKFTGRPQFPNYSRSTEKRIIEIYQVPKIDKDGYWSIPMNVAFRKRFSSMKIRMPKNLLHKKVSYIEIVPKQNGRFFEVHYTYEVQAAQMKKQPTTTKNALSCDLGVNRLISCVTNAGDTFLINGKKLKSINQYFNKAISELQQRNIENGISKRVVTNQIAKLWMKRNNQINGYISQAVGLLFKKVKELNVDTIIVGYNEGWKQNSNLGKKNNQHFVQIPFNKLMSAIENKCLKEGICFVKQEESYTSKSSFLDKDELPVWSSDDKRKYVFSGKRVNRGQYQALSGECIHADINAAFNILRKSDIVDLDEHLEVRNPFVLEVQKRKTVA, encoded by the coding sequence ATGTCAAAGAAGAAAGCCATTAAAGTGTTACGCAAAAAGAAGAAACTCGACAACATTCAACGTTTCACGCAAAAACAAAACATCGGAAGGTCTCAATTGACAGCGAAAGATTTTCGTTTGCTCCAGCGGATGACGCACAGCTCGAAAGCATTGAGAAATGTTGGGTTATATACAATCAAGCAAAGCTACTTAAATGAGAATCGGATGGCAACTACGAGGGAAATAGATGCTGCCATGAAACAGGACATCAACTATTGGGGCATTCAATCGAACTCTGTGCAGGCGATTCGCAGGACATTACTAAGCGAAACCAAAAGCTTTTTCAAAGCACTCGAAGCATGGAAAAAAGAATCGAGTAAGTTTACGGGTCGACCACAGTTCCCAAACTATTCAAGATCTACGGAAAAGCGAATCATTGAAATCTACCAAGTTCCGAAAATAGACAAAGATGGTTATTGGTCGATTCCGATGAATGTTGCATTTCGAAAACGCTTTAGCTCGATGAAAATTCGAATGCCTAAAAACTTGTTACACAAAAAAGTCTCTTACATTGAAATCGTACCGAAGCAAAATGGTCGGTTCTTTGAGGTGCATTACACGTATGAAGTGCAAGCAGCTCAAATGAAAAAGCAACCTACGACAACGAAAAATGCATTAAGTTGCGATTTAGGTGTAAATCGATTGATAAGCTGTGTAACGAATGCTGGCGATACATTCCTAATTAATGGGAAGAAGTTGAAATCCATTAACCAATACTTCAACAAGGCGATTAGTGAACTTCAACAGCGGAATATTGAAAACGGTATTTCTAAGCGGGTTGTCACAAATCAAATAGCTAAACTATGGATGAAGCGAAACAATCAGATAAACGGGTACATTTCCCAAGCTGTTGGCTTACTATTCAAGAAAGTCAAAGAGTTGAATGTTGATACGATTATTGTCGGGTATAACGAAGGGTGGAAGCAAAATAGCAATCTAGGTAAAAAGAATAACCAACACTTTGTTCAAATACCGTTCAACAAATTGATGAGCGCCATCGAAAACAAGTGCTTAAAAGAAGGCATCTGCTTTGTCAAACAGGAAGAAAGCTACACATCGAAGTCAAGCTTCCTTGATAAGGATGAGCTGCCTGTCTGGTCCTCTGACGACAAGAGAAAGTATGTATTTAGTGGAAAACGAGTGAACCGTGGGCAATACCAAGCGCTATCAGGAGAATGTATCCATGCCGACATCAACGCAGCATTCAATATTTTGAGGAAATCAGACATCGTGGACCTGGACGAGCATCTAGAAGTCAGAAATCCGTTCGTACTCGAAGTTCAAAAACGTAAAACCGTTGCTTAG
- the folA gene encoding type 3 dihydrofolate reductase translates to MISLIVAHDKNYVIGYENAMPWHLPGDLKYFKDMTMGKPIIMGRKTFESIGRPLPGRRNIVISRNAQYAAEGIEVVGSLDAALALVKDVEEIMIIGGAQIFEQSMEIADKLYITEIHHEFNGDTYFPKYEAWHRTSCQEPITAKEGFTFQYCIFEK, encoded by the coding sequence ATGATTTCATTAATTGTAGCACATGATAAAAACTATGTAATTGGTTATGAAAACGCGATGCCGTGGCACTTACCAGGAGATTTGAAATATTTTAAGGACATGACGATGGGCAAGCCGATTATTATGGGAAGAAAGACATTTGAATCGATCGGTCGTCCATTACCAGGTCGCCGCAATATCGTTATTTCGCGCAATGCGCAGTACGCAGCAGAAGGTATTGAAGTAGTAGGGAGTTTAGATGCGGCACTCGCACTTGTAAAAGATGTAGAGGAAATTATGATTATTGGCGGTGCGCAAATATTCGAGCAATCGATGGAAATCGCAGATAAATTATACATTACAGAAATTCATCACGAATTTAACGGGGATACGTATTTCCCAAAATATGAAGCTTGGCACCGTACGTCTTGTCAGGAGCCGATTACCGCAAAAGAAGGTTTTACATTCCAATACTGTATTTTTGAAAAATAA
- a CDS encoding DUF4179 domain-containing protein, with the protein MSEQHDIQVPKAQLHQMRQEMLQKVKKEKKRRQRFLSSTLLFVVLFSFVLSIRMSPTIASYVAKIPGLDPIVTKMVSYDKGVKAILDNDYFEEVQAIASANGLTVTVVDVFADQSGMVFSYEIDAPFDISKLRFNEVQLLQGGEDVLASMTFGYIDDEPTQHVEGVIELAKNSGISYESKEFELILHFDDKKNTKIQIPFTLKNDIQSEKVITYNKEVDVNGQKFTIEKVRTSPLRIALDISVDPSNTMQLLKLEHLKLIDENGEKWGAIVNGISTSGDIRDGHFTLYLQSNYFERPKQLTLEISSVYAIPKGQDFIEVDFSKQEVVSKPDYLEWQIDVQGKDVSIHTDIWADRGRILLYKALSNEKVIEPSKVKWEYGDQGSDLFVTYEEAEGLTKIDINFYSNIIGELIEIPIPLDE; encoded by the coding sequence ATGAGTGAGCAGCATGATATTCAAGTGCCGAAAGCGCAACTTCATCAAATGAGACAGGAAATGCTTCAAAAAGTAAAAAAAGAGAAAAAGCGTCGGCAAAGATTCCTGTCATCTACCTTGTTATTTGTTGTGTTGTTTAGCTTCGTGTTAAGCATACGTATGTCACCAACGATTGCGAGCTATGTTGCGAAAATCCCAGGTTTGGACCCCATTGTGACGAAGATGGTTTCATATGATAAAGGAGTCAAGGCAATTCTAGATAACGACTATTTTGAAGAAGTACAGGCAATAGCCAGTGCGAATGGTTTAACGGTGACAGTTGTAGACGTTTTTGCGGATCAGTCAGGGATGGTCTTTTCTTATGAAATAGATGCACCGTTTGATATTTCGAAGCTGAGATTCAATGAAGTGCAGCTTTTACAAGGCGGAGAGGATGTATTGGCAAGCATGACTTTTGGTTATATTGACGATGAACCAACACAGCATGTGGAAGGGGTAATCGAGCTTGCGAAAAATTCAGGTATTTCTTATGAATCTAAAGAATTCGAACTTATTCTCCATTTTGATGATAAAAAGAATACGAAAATTCAAATTCCGTTTACATTAAAAAATGACATCCAGTCTGAAAAGGTTATTACTTACAATAAAGAAGTAGACGTAAATGGACAAAAATTTACAATCGAAAAAGTACGGACTTCTCCATTGCGCATCGCATTAGATATTAGCGTTGATCCGTCTAACACGATGCAGTTATTAAAATTAGAGCATTTAAAATTAATCGATGAGAATGGAGAAAAATGGGGGGCGATTGTAAACGGAATTAGTACTTCAGGAGATATTCGAGATGGTCACTTTACATTGTATTTGCAAAGTAATTATTTTGAACGACCGAAACAGTTAACACTTGAGATTAGTTCTGTATATGCCATTCCGAAAGGGCAAGATTTTATTGAAGTTGATTTTTCGAAGCAGGAAGTGGTGTCAAAGCCAGATTATTTAGAGTGGCAAATCGATGTTCAAGGGAAAGATGTATCGATCCATACCGATATATGGGCGGATCGTGGGAGAATATTGTTATATAAAGCGTTAAGTAACGAAAAAGTTATTGAACCGTCTAAAGTAAAATGGGAATATGGGGATCAGGGATCTGATTTATTTGTAACGTATGAAGAAGCAGAAGGATTAACAAAGATTGATATTAATTTTTACTCAAATATTATTGGAGAGTTAATAGAAATTCCGATACCACTAGATGAATAG
- the trhA gene encoding PAQR family membrane homeostasis protein TrhA codes for MHYENAFDYKNFKEELWNAITHGFGFILSIPACVLLIIYAVQNGTTMHVVSYSIFGATLIILFLMSTLLHSAPQKYKRFFSILDHSSIYLLIAGTYTPFLLIAIGGTLGIVLLCIIWGLAIFGVVFKCLFIHRFERVSLLLYLVMGWLIIFAVKPIYAYLQWDGFLMLLAGGLFFTFGAIFYAWTRLPYNHAIWHLFVIMGCGCMVSCIYFYL; via the coding sequence ATGCACTATGAAAATGCATTTGATTATAAAAATTTTAAAGAAGAGCTTTGGAATGCTATTACACATGGATTTGGGTTCATTTTAAGTATTCCGGCATGTGTTTTATTAATTATATATGCGGTCCAAAACGGCACAACTATGCATGTAGTTTCTTATTCTATTTTTGGTGCAACATTAATCATCCTATTTTTAATGTCTACCCTTTTACATAGTGCACCACAAAAGTACAAACGTTTTTTCTCAATATTGGATCATTCCTCTATTTATTTATTAATTGCGGGGACATATACACCCTTTTTATTAATTGCGATTGGCGGCACATTGGGCATCGTACTGCTTTGTATTATTTGGGGGCTCGCGATTTTTGGCGTTGTGTTTAAATGTTTATTTATCCATCGTTTTGAACGTGTCTCGCTGCTGTTGTATTTAGTAATGGGCTGGCTCATCATTTTTGCTGTAAAACCGATTTATGCCTATTTACAATGGGATGGCTTTTTAATGCTCCTTGCAGGCGGACTATTTTTTACATTCGGTGCTATTTTTTACGCATGGACGCGCTTGCCGTATAATCATGCAATTTGGCATCTATTCGTCATTATGGGCTGTGGTTGCATGGTCAGCTGTATTTATTTTTACTTGTAG